From a single Cytophagales bacterium WSM2-2 genomic region:
- a CDS encoding glyoxalase encodes MKRVTGLGGVFFKSDDAKKLREWYGKHLGLPVTEWGATFEWIDPDHKDAKTPATTAWSTFAKDTKYFEPSQKPFMFNYRVENLVELLKVLKEEGVEIVGEIQEFSYGKFGWILDPEGNKIELWEPKDDGF; translated from the coding sequence ATGAAGCGTGTTACAGGACTTGGCGGAGTTTTCTTCAAGAGCGATGACGCAAAAAAACTCAGGGAATGGTATGGCAAACATTTAGGTCTGCCTGTAACCGAATGGGGGGCCACCTTCGAATGGATTGACCCTGACCATAAGGATGCGAAGACCCCAGCCACTACTGCATGGAGTACTTTTGCCAAGGACACAAAATACTTCGAACCAAGTCAAAAGCCTTTCATGTTCAACTATCGTGTTGAAAACCTGGTTGAGCTTTTGAAAGTATTGAAAGAGGAAGGCGTGGAAATTGTGGGAGAGATACAAGAGTTCTCTTATGGAAAATTCGGATGGATTTTAGATCCTGAAGGAAACAAGATCGAGCTCTGGGAACCGAAGGATGACGGATTTTAA
- the scpA gene encoding segregation and condensation protein A: MTQENFEIKLPLFEGPFDLLLFFIERDELDINDIPIAKITGDFLAYLHRLEKLNIEVASEFILVAATLMRIKSKMLLPRPQLDEQGNEIDPREELVKHLMEYKKYKSVVDQFHKMEETELMKEKRGNLMKELRQLAESTNVEAELQDVDLFKLLIVFEKVLKRQDEEKNRPVHQVIQYPYTIEGQKEFITHQISTKSRVAFTELFEKAPTRIALIFNFLAILEMLANGLLSIQVGEGYNNFWVTAPGQQVIQEQ, encoded by the coding sequence ATGACACAGGAAAATTTTGAAATAAAGCTACCTCTATTTGAAGGCCCTTTTGACCTTCTTTTGTTTTTCATTGAACGTGATGAACTGGATATCAACGATATTCCGATCGCAAAAATCACGGGCGATTTTTTAGCGTACCTGCATCGACTTGAGAAATTGAATATTGAGGTCGCCAGCGAATTCATTTTGGTGGCTGCCACATTAATGCGTATCAAATCGAAAATGTTATTGCCACGTCCGCAACTGGATGAGCAAGGCAATGAAATTGATCCACGTGAAGAACTGGTGAAGCACCTGATGGAGTACAAAAAGTACAAGTCGGTAGTTGATCAATTCCACAAGATGGAAGAAACCGAGTTGATGAAAGAGAAGCGCGGCAACCTGATGAAGGAACTGCGCCAGCTAGCGGAGAGCACCAACGTGGAGGCAGAATTGCAAGACGTTGACCTTTTCAAGTTGTTGATTGTTTTTGAAAAAGTGCTGAAGCGTCAGGACGAAGAGAAGAATCGCCCTGTGCACCAGGTGATCCAATATCCTTACACCATCGAGGGCCAGAAAGAATTTATCACTCATCAGATATCAACCAAGTCGAGAGTTGCCTTCACCGAACTTTTTGAGAAAGCACCTACGCGTATTGCATTGATTTTTAATTTCCTCGCCATTCTCGAAATGCTTGCCAATGGTTTGCTGAGTATCCAGGTTGGTGAAGGATACAATAATTTCTGGGTAACTGCGCCAGGACAACAAGTAATTCAAGAACAATAA
- the dxs gene encoding 1-deoxy-D-xylulose-5-phosphate synthase yields the protein MLITPGKLLAQIDSPENLKKLDQAQLVQLCNELRNFIIDNVSVYGGHFGASLGVVELTVALHYVFNTPYDQLVWDVGHQAYGHKILTGRRDVFHSNRVYKGISGFPKRKESEYDTFGVGHSSTSVSAALGMAFASKNLGANDKQHVAIIGDGALTGGMAFEGLNHAGVSDTNLLIILNDNCMSIDPNVGALKDYLTDITTSKTYNRLKDDVWNMLGKLSTFGKNAQEIVSKIETGIKSTLLSQSNLFESLHLRYFGPVDGHDVDHLVAVLNDLKKIKGPKILHCVTVKGKGYGPAEKGNATTWHSPGTFDKITGEIFKKTYDKPQAPKYQDVFGHTLVELAKLNEKIIGITPAMPSGSSMNIMMKEMPDRAIDVGIAEQHAVTFSAGLATQGLVPFCNIYSSFMQRAYDQVVHDVCIQNLPVNFCLDRAGFAGSDGPTHHGAYDLAYFRCLPNMIVAAPMNEQELRNLMFTAQLPRKEKAFSIRYPRGQGVMPQWKTPFEEIEIGTGRKIKDGEELAILTIGHIGNYAIEVCNRFEKQGISIAHYDMRFVKPLDEKMLHEIFSKFKKVVTVEDGCIQGGFGSAVIEFMADNNYQAEVKRLGIPDEVIEHGEQIELHRECGFDPDSIERAVAHMIEQVKA from the coding sequence ATGCTGATCACTCCCGGAAAATTACTGGCGCAAATCGATAGCCCTGAAAACCTGAAGAAACTGGATCAGGCTCAGTTGGTTCAGCTTTGCAACGAACTTAGGAATTTTATCATCGACAACGTTTCGGTCTATGGCGGCCATTTTGGTGCCAGCCTCGGTGTGGTGGAACTTACCGTTGCATTGCACTATGTTTTCAATACTCCCTATGATCAGCTGGTTTGGGATGTAGGTCATCAGGCCTACGGGCATAAAATACTGACTGGCAGAAGAGATGTGTTTCACTCGAATCGAGTTTACAAAGGCATCTCCGGTTTTCCCAAAAGAAAAGAGAGCGAATACGATACTTTTGGCGTAGGTCATTCTTCCACCTCAGTCTCTGCAGCTTTGGGAATGGCTTTTGCTTCGAAAAATCTCGGAGCTAACGACAAGCAACATGTCGCCATTATCGGTGATGGTGCACTTACCGGTGGAATGGCTTTTGAAGGATTGAATCATGCCGGTGTCTCTGACACGAACCTGCTCATTATCCTCAACGACAATTGTATGTCGATCGACCCCAATGTAGGCGCACTGAAAGATTACCTCACAGACATTACCACTTCCAAAACCTACAATCGCCTCAAGGACGATGTATGGAATATGCTGGGCAAACTTTCCACGTTTGGAAAAAATGCACAGGAAATTGTCTCTAAAATTGAAACCGGGATCAAGTCAACACTGCTCAGTCAGAGCAACTTGTTCGAGTCGTTGCATCTCCGCTACTTCGGTCCGGTAGACGGGCACGATGTCGATCACCTCGTGGCTGTATTGAATGACCTCAAAAAAATCAAGGGACCTAAAATCCTTCATTGTGTTACTGTAAAAGGAAAGGGGTACGGTCCCGCAGAAAAAGGAAATGCCACGACCTGGCATTCACCCGGTACGTTTGACAAAATCACCGGGGAGATCTTTAAAAAGACATACGATAAACCACAAGCTCCCAAATACCAGGATGTATTCGGTCACACCCTTGTGGAACTGGCAAAATTGAACGAAAAAATCATCGGCATCACACCTGCCATGCCTTCTGGCTCTTCCATGAACATCATGATGAAGGAAATGCCCGATCGTGCCATTGACGTGGGAATTGCCGAGCAGCACGCAGTTACATTTTCAGCGGGCTTAGCTACGCAAGGGCTGGTTCCTTTCTGTAACATTTACAGCTCGTTCATGCAGCGCGCCTACGATCAGGTTGTTCATGATGTTTGTATTCAGAATTTGCCAGTCAATTTTTGTCTTGATCGCGCCGGGTTTGCCGGATCCGATGGCCCCACACACCATGGAGCATATGACCTTGCCTACTTCCGTTGTCTGCCCAATATGATTGTGGCAGCCCCGATGAATGAACAAGAATTGCGAAACCTGATGTTTACCGCACAGTTGCCGCGAAAAGAAAAAGCGTTCTCCATTCGCTATCCCCGTGGTCAGGGTGTTATGCCGCAGTGGAAAACTCCATTTGAAGAAATTGAAATCGGCACAGGAAGAAAAATAAAAGACGGTGAAGAATTGGCCATCCTCACGATCGGCCACATCGGCAACTACGCCATCGAAGTTTGTAATCGTTTTGAAAAACAGGGAATCAGCATTGCACATTATGACATGCGGTTTGTGAAGCCACTCGATGAAAAAATGCTGCACGAAATTTTCTCCAAATTCAAAAAAGTAGTCACCGTGGAAGACGGCTGCATTCAGGGTGGCTTTGGAAGTGCCGTGATCGAATTCATGGCCGACAATAATTATCAGGCGGAGGTAAAGCGACTCGGTATACCGGACGAAGTGATTGAACATGGTGAGCAGATCGAATTGCACCGTGAGTGTGGTTTTGACCCCGACAGCATTGAAAGAGCTGTAGCTCACATGATCGAGCAGGTGAAAGCTTAA
- a CDS encoding alpha/beta hydrolase: MESIFYRKLGKGHPLILIHGFCETHEIWNGFADQLSKKFEVFVIDLPGFGGSPLLQAPFTLDQVGIQVCHWVAREKIANPVVIGHSLGGYVTLAMAAREGEKFAGIGLFQSTAFPDSEERKASRNKVIEFVKAHGIDPYIDTFVPGLFLDKKHPAIPEVDRIARKTLKETLLGYAAAMRDRPSSVDFLKNCRKPVLILGGAHDTIVPAAVTEQIGQLAPQSKVRLIENIGHMAMYESRNEALEIVEEFVTKSGH, translated from the coding sequence ATGGAATCCATTTTTTACCGAAAACTCGGTAAAGGCCATCCTTTGATTTTGATTCATGGATTTTGCGAGACTCATGAAATCTGGAATGGATTTGCGGATCAGCTCTCAAAAAAATTTGAAGTCTTCGTTATTGATTTGCCCGGTTTCGGTGGTAGTCCTTTGCTTCAAGCTCCTTTCACATTAGATCAGGTTGGAATTCAAGTCTGCCATTGGGTTGCCCGGGAAAAAATTGCAAATCCCGTAGTGATTGGTCACTCGCTGGGAGGATATGTTACGCTGGCAATGGCAGCACGAGAAGGTGAAAAATTTGCAGGCATCGGGCTTTTCCAATCGACTGCTTTTCCCGATTCGGAAGAACGAAAGGCAAGCCGGAACAAGGTGATCGAATTTGTGAAAGCGCATGGCATCGACCCGTACATCGATACTTTTGTGCCGGGACTTTTCCTGGACAAAAAACACCCGGCTATTCCTGAAGTAGATCGGATTGCCCGGAAGACTTTAAAAGAAACACTTCTGGGATATGCGGCAGCTATGCGCGACCGTCCATCATCTGTTGACTTCCTGAAAAACTGCCGGAAGCCGGTCTTGATTTTAGGTGGTGCCCACGACACGATTGTCCCGGCAGCCGTCACGGAACAAATCGGACAATTGGCCCCTCAATCGAAGGTTCGACTCATTGAAAACATCGGACACATGGCCATGTATGAGAGTAGGAATGAGGCGCTTGAAATAGTGGAGGAATTTGTGACCAAAAGCGGTCATTAG
- the algR gene encoding DNA-binding response regulator, with product MKALVIDDERLARKELMKLLEEHPSIEVAGEAMNADEAEKMIEEHNPDLLFLDIQMPGRNGFQLLESLDSVPLVVFTTAYDEFALKAFEVNALDYLLKPIQPERLSEAVHKVLEKEKAKAGRAHDKKLGLEDQVFVKDGERCWFVSLANVRMFESDGNYIKVYFDAHRPMIHKSLNALDEKLDERAFFRASRKHIINLSWVEGIETWFNGGLMVKLRGGDKVEVSRRQAAKFKDMMSL from the coding sequence ATGAAAGCGTTAGTAATTGATGACGAGCGATTGGCAAGAAAAGAGCTGATGAAATTGCTCGAAGAACACCCCTCTATTGAAGTTGCCGGTGAAGCGATGAATGCAGACGAGGCGGAAAAAATGATTGAAGAACACAACCCGGATTTGCTTTTCCTGGACATACAAATGCCTGGTCGAAATGGCTTCCAGCTTTTAGAATCGCTCGATTCTGTGCCACTGGTAGTATTTACCACAGCATATGACGAGTTTGCCCTGAAGGCATTCGAAGTGAATGCCCTGGACTATCTCCTTAAACCTATTCAGCCGGAGCGCTTAAGTGAAGCTGTTCACAAAGTGCTGGAGAAAGAGAAAGCCAAGGCCGGCCGTGCACACGATAAAAAATTAGGATTGGAAGACCAGGTCTTTGTAAAGGACGGAGAGCGATGCTGGTTTGTAAGCTTGGCTAATGTGCGCATGTTCGAATCGGATGGAAACTACATCAAAGTTTATTTTGATGCCCATCGCCCCATGATACACAAGTCACTGAATGCACTGGACGAAAAACTGGATGAGCGTGCATTCTTTCGCGCCAGCAGAAAGCACATTATCAATTTGAGCTGGGTGGAAGGAATTGAAACCTGGTTTAATGGCGGCCTGATGGTAAAACTCCGTGGAGGAGACAAAGTGGAAGTAAGCCGGAGACAGGCAGCTAAATTCAAAGACATGATGAGTCTCTAA
- a CDS encoding histidine kinase has translation MINNKERLYWMLQIGGWSFYAIVQVVVASILASGGTLSASRAVFYFYEALLCLIVTHVYRYYINQWRWFTLGMSRITPRVIVTVCVMALIMYFLRIPVSIPLGMYNFNLVFDPIRIFVGAATYAIIFFLWSAIYFIYNYFERYNKSLKLEATVKEIELNNLKAQLNPHFIFNAMNSIRALIDENPLKSKQAITQLSNILRNSLATDKKGLTKFEDELKIVKDYLSLESIRFEERLKIEYDVAPGSSDFWVPPFMIQTLVENGVKHGISKLTEGGTIGVKTVIIDDELKIQISNSGQYVNGHNGGLGLSNTIQRLKLLYGDAAYLRIGNEKNNFVLTEIKIPHLYNL, from the coding sequence ATGATCAACAATAAGGAGCGGTTGTATTGGATGTTGCAGATCGGCGGTTGGTCATTCTATGCGATTGTCCAGGTAGTCGTGGCCAGTATTTTGGCTTCAGGGGGCACACTCAGCGCGTCACGGGCTGTTTTCTACTTTTATGAGGCGTTGCTATGCCTCATCGTAACGCACGTTTACAGGTATTACATTAACCAATGGCGGTGGTTTACGCTGGGGATGTCACGGATTACTCCGCGTGTAATTGTGACCGTTTGTGTGATGGCTTTGATCATGTACTTTTTACGAATACCAGTGTCCATACCACTGGGCATGTACAATTTCAACCTGGTATTCGATCCGATACGCATTTTCGTTGGGGCTGCTACTTACGCGATTATTTTTTTCCTGTGGTCAGCGATCTATTTCATTTACAACTATTTCGAACGGTACAACAAGTCTCTGAAACTGGAGGCCACAGTAAAAGAAATTGAGCTGAATAACCTGAAGGCCCAACTCAACCCGCATTTCATTTTCAACGCGATGAACAGCATCCGCGCTTTGATCGATGAAAATCCGCTCAAGTCAAAACAGGCGATTACGCAACTGTCTAATATTTTACGAAATTCACTTGCCACCGACAAAAAAGGGCTCACAAAATTTGAAGACGAATTGAAAATCGTAAAAGATTATTTGAGCCTGGAAAGCATCCGTTTTGAAGAGCGTTTGAAAATAGAATATGACGTTGCCCCCGGCTCCAGTGATTTCTGGGTACCCCCATTCATGATCCAGACATTGGTTGAAAATGGAGTCAAGCATGGAATTTCCAAACTCACCGAAGGCGGTACCATTGGGGTAAAAACCGTGATCATCGATGACGAACTGAAAATACAGATCAGCAATAGCGGGCAGTATGTGAATGGCCATAACGGAGGCCTGGGGCTGTCAAATACGATCCAACGGTTAAAATTGCTCTATGGAGATGCCGCTTATCTACGGATTGGCAATGAAAAGAATAATTTTGTTTTGACTGAGATTAAAATTCCACATCTATACAACTTATAA
- the dinB gene encoding DNA polymerase IV, with protein sequence MERTVIHLDLDAFFVAVECKLNPKLKGQPLIVGGASRRGVVAACSYETRKFGVHSAMPIHMALQLCPDAKVISGDMEAYSKFSHLVTEVIAERAPLYEKSSIDEFYIDATGMDRFFGAFKWALELRERIIRESGLPISLAMSVNKLVSKVATAEFKPNAKQQINAGTEKDFFAPLAVEKLPGVGKQTAHFLHGLGVRTIRTLRQVPLKYLTSAFGRNGISLREKAEAIDSTPVVQYSEQKSISTESTFDTDTINVVKLKSILIAMVEKIAFQLREQHKLTSCITVKIRYSNFDTETKQVHVSYTSSDHVILRVVQELFDKLYTRRMLIRLVGVRLSGLVHGSHQIDFFEDTAESINLYEALDYIKHKHGSDKIVRAVTMGVSDRVRSNMNAFKG encoded by the coding sequence ATGGAGCGTACTGTGATTCATCTCGATTTGGATGCTTTCTTCGTGGCGGTAGAATGCAAGCTCAACCCCAAGCTGAAGGGGCAGCCCTTGATTGTAGGTGGGGCCAGCCGCAGAGGAGTGGTGGCAGCCTGCAGCTATGAAACCAGGAAATTTGGTGTTCATTCGGCTATGCCCATACATATGGCATTGCAGCTTTGTCCTGATGCCAAAGTGATCTCGGGCGATATGGAAGCCTACAGCAAATTTTCACACCTGGTCACAGAAGTTATTGCCGAACGGGCACCATTGTATGAGAAGTCGAGCATCGATGAGTTTTATATCGATGCCACGGGAATGGATCGCTTTTTCGGAGCATTCAAATGGGCATTGGAGTTGCGGGAAAGAATTATCAGAGAAAGCGGGCTGCCTATTTCACTGGCAATGTCAGTGAACAAGCTCGTGTCTAAAGTGGCCACCGCAGAATTTAAGCCCAACGCCAAACAACAAATTAATGCCGGCACGGAAAAAGATTTTTTTGCTCCGCTTGCCGTGGAAAAATTGCCGGGCGTTGGAAAACAGACCGCTCATTTTCTTCACGGGCTCGGTGTACGCACCATACGTACATTGCGACAAGTGCCCTTGAAATACCTGACGAGCGCTTTTGGCAGAAACGGAATTTCGCTGCGTGAAAAAGCAGAAGCCATCGACTCAACACCGGTTGTTCAGTACAGCGAGCAAAAATCCATTTCCACCGAAAGCACTTTCGATACGGACACGATCAATGTCGTCAAATTGAAATCCATCCTGATAGCCATGGTGGAAAAAATAGCCTTCCAGCTTCGTGAGCAACATAAACTGACTTCTTGTATCACGGTGAAAATCCGTTACTCTAATTTTGATACGGAGACCAAGCAGGTTCATGTTTCGTACACATCATCGGATCACGTGATCCTTCGTGTGGTGCAGGAGTTGTTTGATAAGCTCTACACCAGACGTATGCTCATCCGCCTGGTTGGGGTACGGCTCAGCGGGTTGGTGCATGGCAGTCACCAGATCGACTTTTTTGAAGACACTGCCGAAAGCATCAATCTGTATGAAGCGCTGGATTACATCAAACACAAGCATGGCTCCGATAAAATTGTACGGGCTGTGACCATGGGAGTGAGCGACAGGGTCAGGTCTAACATGAACGCTTTCAAAGGATGA
- a CDS encoding TetR family transcriptional regulator: protein MGVKERKERDRQEMRETILQSAHQLFVDKGFDDVSIRNIAEAIEYSPATIYLYFKDKNEIFYALHGEAFKKFNEFMSDLATVKDPFKRLIKMGEHYMDFTFKFPKYYDIMFIMQAPMDCNKDSDEWKEGESAHCQLENLVKECQEQGYFKNKDYKTLSFLIWSTMHGMCSLALRDRLKIYEEAERAKMVDKSFKMLKQILSEL, encoded by the coding sequence ATGGGCGTAAAAGAAAGAAAAGAACGAGACCGCCAGGAGATGCGCGAAACCATTCTCCAATCAGCGCATCAGCTCTTCGTTGATAAGGGGTTTGATGACGTGAGCATACGCAACATTGCTGAAGCCATTGAGTACAGCCCAGCTACTATCTACCTGTACTTCAAAGACAAAAACGAGATTTTCTATGCACTCCATGGAGAGGCATTCAAAAAATTCAACGAGTTCATGTCTGACCTCGCCACCGTTAAAGATCCGTTCAAGCGACTGATCAAAATGGGTGAGCACTACATGGATTTCACTTTCAAGTTTCCGAAGTACTATGACATCATGTTCATCATGCAGGCTCCCATGGATTGCAACAAGGATTCGGATGAGTGGAAAGAAGGAGAGAGCGCACACTGTCAATTGGAAAACCTGGTGAAAGAGTGCCAGGAGCAAGGCTATTTCAAAAACAAGGATTACAAAACACTTTCATTTTTGATCTGGAGCACGATGCACGGCATGTGTTCATTGGCTTTGCGTGATCGATTGAAAATTTATGAGGAGGCTGAGCGTGCAAAAATGGTCGACAAGTCATTCAAGATGTTGAAGCAAATTCTTTCTGAGCTATAA
- a CDS encoding RND transporter — translation MKKVLFTLLLPAVIGVLQSCSKKEKEEASAIDESAVAIKLTPVQTVDYSLPVISSGLISTETESKLSFKIGGIISKIYVKEGESVTQGQVLASLDLTEIDAQVAQSKNNFEKTQRDLERGKKLLKDSAATLEQIQNLTTAFNVAEEGFRIASFNRQFATIRANISGKVIRKFGNEGELAGPGVPVLIVNSAAQNDWIVKIGLPDVDWVRVKKGDQAKITTDAYPGEILNGELTVINEGSDAISGLYQAEVRVKPGTKKLASGLFAKVEIAPSAKRKLQTVPIEAIVEGQGKNAFVFVVNGDKRSVRKLPIVVAYLENQKAFVSAGLDAVSEVISAGSAFLTENSTVKIDQQ, via the coding sequence ATGAAAAAAGTATTATTCACTTTGCTTCTGCCTGCCGTGATTGGCGTTTTGCAGAGCTGCAGCAAAAAAGAAAAAGAAGAGGCTTCAGCCATTGACGAATCTGCCGTTGCTATCAAACTGACTCCTGTTCAGACAGTCGATTATAGTTTGCCAGTAATTAGCTCCGGTTTGATCAGCACCGAAACGGAATCGAAACTTTCGTTTAAGATCGGTGGGATCATTTCAAAGATCTATGTGAAGGAAGGTGAATCGGTGACGCAAGGTCAGGTGCTGGCATCACTCGACCTTACCGAGATTGATGCGCAAGTTGCCCAGTCGAAAAACAATTTTGAGAAGACACAGCGTGATCTCGAACGCGGGAAAAAATTGCTGAAAGATTCGGCAGCCACGCTTGAGCAGATTCAGAACCTCACCACGGCATTCAATGTAGCCGAAGAGGGTTTCCGCATAGCTTCATTCAACCGTCAGTTTGCAACTATCCGTGCCAATATTTCAGGTAAAGTGATCAGGAAGTTCGGAAACGAAGGTGAACTGGCCGGGCCGGGAGTGCCAGTGCTCATTGTTAACTCGGCTGCTCAAAATGACTGGATCGTAAAAATCGGTTTGCCTGATGTAGACTGGGTGCGGGTGAAGAAAGGAGATCAGGCAAAAATTACTACTGATGCATACCCAGGCGAGATTTTGAATGGAGAACTAACAGTGATCAACGAAGGATCGGATGCTATTAGTGGCCTTTACCAGGCGGAGGTTCGAGTGAAACCCGGAACCAAAAAGCTGGCTTCAGGCCTCTTTGCCAAAGTAGAGATAGCGCCATCAGCAAAAAGGAAATTGCAAACTGTTCCCATCGAAGCCATTGTGGAAGGCCAGGGAAAAAATGCATTTGTGTTTGTGGTGAATGGAGACAAGAGATCTGTTCGTAAACTTCCAATCGTTGTGGCCTACCTCGAAAATCAGAAGGCCTTTGTGTCAGCGGGACTTGATGCTGTGAGTGAAGTAATTTCTGCTGGCTCCGCATTTCTCACGGAAAACAGCACAGTAAAAATCGATCAACAATAA